The Paramisgurnus dabryanus chromosome 1, PD_genome_1.1, whole genome shotgun sequence genome includes a window with the following:
- the ncaph2 gene encoding condensin-2 complex subunit H2 isoform X1, with translation MDSAETRYAHLLQPLRDLTKNWDIDLASQLGEYLEELDQMTISFDGGKTMMNFAEAALLIQGSTCIYGRKVELLHTLVFQTLDYISNKNKKRDKQGSSEDGNQDKAAGGNEEDDCEFDEIEQNENVNSLNLTMKDITEPVKIIRLPPESLIPAESHEKQKYPLFSLKGELLGSCKDYRMNNFTMDEMGLMRLGSSHAHFLKDVSENQQNVSVHASVHLETEGIAEGAVGHDDGDDDGGDAEVLPPLEDHGMEVESEEWVERHQAPSEGRMLRSRPAIQPVSEEPKKLKEFADPWKWHDSYAAFGEDKPLKTGKCYKVPAGLEESGKRKRKGPSKLQDFGSWFSKAFETADRKLKNGPTYPDLNYIFVSKMGQRLKVQKQFLRKRGVFVSDEELKKTYLEPANHEDQIEEIRHPDAEGEDFSDNEHDNLDELGLAEPLGEPEQIFQDLHMSRMSYEDLVKKSVDLFLVNSQKYAQETALSRRVKEWEDGINPHLAAQEISPVFDIHEYGDRIVQALSNVGVKKSFAIVVKGKENTEACRYMLAALQLANDYTVEIDQREGLEDSVDTMELTLLTTQRAHERLKTYNAPSATDIP, from the exons ATGGATTCTGCAGAGACGAGATATGCCCACCTACTGCAACCCCTGCGAGATCTAACCAAAAACTGGGACATTGACCTGGCCAGCCAGCTCGGGGAGTATTTGGAAGAA CTGGATCAGATGACCATTTCATTTGATGGTGGAAAAACCATGATGAACTTTGCAGAGGCTGCACTTTTAATTCAAGGATCAACATGCATCTATGGCAGAAAG GTGGAGCTCCTTCACACTCTGGTGTTTCAAACATTGGACTACATctctaacaaaaacaaaaa ACGTGACAAGCAAGGTTCTTCAGAAGATGGTAACCAAGACAAAGCAGCTGGAGGCAACGAAGAAGATGATTGTGAG tttgaTGAGATCGAGCAGAACGAGAATGTCAACTCTCTGAATTTAACAATGAAAGATATAACAGAG CCAGTAAAGATAATTCGTCTTCCTCCTGAATCTCTCATTCCTGCAGAATCACACGAAAAGCAAAAATACCCTCTTTTCAG TCTTAAAGGGGAGCTCCTGGGCAGCTGTAAGGATTATCGGATGAATAATTTCACTATGGATGAAATGGGATTGATGCGCCTGGGCTCTTCACACGCTCATTTCCTCAAGGACGTCTCAGAAAACCAGCAAAATGTGTCTGTACATGCATCTGTGCATTTAGAGACAG AAGGTATAGCTGAGGGTGCTGTTGGTCatgatgatggtgatgatgatggtggtgaCGCAGAAGTTCTCCCTCCATTAGAAGACCACGGGATGGAGGTGGAGTCTGAGGAGTGGGTTGAAAGGCATCAG gCCCCCAGTGAGGGAAGGATGTTAAGATCGAGACCTGCAATACAGCCAGTGTCAGAGGAGCCCAAAAAGCTTAAG GAATTTGCAGATCCTTGGAAATGGCATGACTCATATGCTGCATTTGGGGAGGACAAGCCTCTGAAAACAG GAAAATGTTACAAAGTGCCAGCTGGTCTTGAAGAATCAGGAAAGAGGAAGCGGAAGGGTCCTTCAAAACTGCAGGACTTTGGGAGCTGGTTCTCTAAAGCCT TTGAGACTGCAGATCGCAAGCTAAAGAATGGACCCACGTATCCTG ACCTTAATTACATCTTTGTGAGTAAAATGGGCCAGCGTCTGAAAGTACAGAAGCAGTTTCTCAGGAAAAGG GGCGTTTTTGTATCTGATGAGGAGCTAAAGAAAACTTACTTGGAACCAGCGAATCATGAAGATCAGATTGAGGAGATCCGGCATCCAGACGCAGAAg gcGAGGACTTTTCAGATAATGAACATGACAACTTGGATGAGCTTGGACTGGCAGAACCCCTTGGTGAACCGGAGCAGATTTTCCAAGACTTGCATATGAGCCGGATGAGTTATGAAGATCTGGTGAAGAAAAGTGTG GATCTGTTTCTGGTGAACTCTCAGAAGTACGCACAGGAAACTGCGTTGTCACGAAGGGTTAAAGAGTGGGAGGATGGAATTAATCCTCATCTTGCTGCTCAG GAAATATCTCCAGTGTTTGACATCCACGAGTACGGAGACAGAATTGTTCAGGCGCTCTCTAATGTGGGGGTAAAGAAATCATTTGCCATTGTCGTCAAAGGAAAGGAAAACACAGAAGCATGCCGATACATGCTGGCTGCACTACAGCTG GCTAATGATTATACAGTGGAGATTGACCAGAGGGAGGGGCTCGAGGATAGCGTAGATACAATGGAGCTCACGTTGCTGACTACACAGAGAGCTCACGAGCGTCTCAAAACCTACAATGCACCATCTGCCACAGATATTCCCTGA
- the ncaph2 gene encoding condensin-2 complex subunit H2 isoform X2, with amino-acid sequence MDSAETRYAHLLQPLRDLTKNWDIDLASQLGEYLEELDQMTISFDGGKTMMNFAEAALLIQGSTCIYGRKVELLHTLVFQTLDYISNKNKKRDKQGSSEDGNQDKAAGGNEEDDCEFDEIEQNENVNSLNLTMKDITEPVKIIRLPPESLIPAESHEKQKYPLFSLKGELLGSCKDYRMNNFTMDEMGLMRLGSSHAHFLKDVSENQQNVSVHASVHLETGIAEGAVGHDDGDDDGGDAEVLPPLEDHGMEVESEEWVERHQAPSEGRMLRSRPAIQPVSEEPKKLKEFADPWKWHDSYAAFGEDKPLKTGKCYKVPAGLEESGKRKRKGPSKLQDFGSWFSKAFETADRKLKNGPTYPDLNYIFVSKMGQRLKVQKQFLRKRGVFVSDEELKKTYLEPANHEDQIEEIRHPDAEGEDFSDNEHDNLDELGLAEPLGEPEQIFQDLHMSRMSYEDLVKKSVDLFLVNSQKYAQETALSRRVKEWEDGINPHLAAQEISPVFDIHEYGDRIVQALSNVGVKKSFAIVVKGKENTEACRYMLAALQLANDYTVEIDQREGLEDSVDTMELTLLTTQRAHERLKTYNAPSATDIP; translated from the exons ATGGATTCTGCAGAGACGAGATATGCCCACCTACTGCAACCCCTGCGAGATCTAACCAAAAACTGGGACATTGACCTGGCCAGCCAGCTCGGGGAGTATTTGGAAGAA CTGGATCAGATGACCATTTCATTTGATGGTGGAAAAACCATGATGAACTTTGCAGAGGCTGCACTTTTAATTCAAGGATCAACATGCATCTATGGCAGAAAG GTGGAGCTCCTTCACACTCTGGTGTTTCAAACATTGGACTACATctctaacaaaaacaaaaa ACGTGACAAGCAAGGTTCTTCAGAAGATGGTAACCAAGACAAAGCAGCTGGAGGCAACGAAGAAGATGATTGTGAG tttgaTGAGATCGAGCAGAACGAGAATGTCAACTCTCTGAATTTAACAATGAAAGATATAACAGAG CCAGTAAAGATAATTCGTCTTCCTCCTGAATCTCTCATTCCTGCAGAATCACACGAAAAGCAAAAATACCCTCTTTTCAG TCTTAAAGGGGAGCTCCTGGGCAGCTGTAAGGATTATCGGATGAATAATTTCACTATGGATGAAATGGGATTGATGCGCCTGGGCTCTTCACACGCTCATTTCCTCAAGGACGTCTCAGAAAACCAGCAAAATGTGTCTGTACATGCATCTGTGCATTTAGAGACAG GTATAGCTGAGGGTGCTGTTGGTCatgatgatggtgatgatgatggtggtgaCGCAGAAGTTCTCCCTCCATTAGAAGACCACGGGATGGAGGTGGAGTCTGAGGAGTGGGTTGAAAGGCATCAG gCCCCCAGTGAGGGAAGGATGTTAAGATCGAGACCTGCAATACAGCCAGTGTCAGAGGAGCCCAAAAAGCTTAAG GAATTTGCAGATCCTTGGAAATGGCATGACTCATATGCTGCATTTGGGGAGGACAAGCCTCTGAAAACAG GAAAATGTTACAAAGTGCCAGCTGGTCTTGAAGAATCAGGAAAGAGGAAGCGGAAGGGTCCTTCAAAACTGCAGGACTTTGGGAGCTGGTTCTCTAAAGCCT TTGAGACTGCAGATCGCAAGCTAAAGAATGGACCCACGTATCCTG ACCTTAATTACATCTTTGTGAGTAAAATGGGCCAGCGTCTGAAAGTACAGAAGCAGTTTCTCAGGAAAAGG GGCGTTTTTGTATCTGATGAGGAGCTAAAGAAAACTTACTTGGAACCAGCGAATCATGAAGATCAGATTGAGGAGATCCGGCATCCAGACGCAGAAg gcGAGGACTTTTCAGATAATGAACATGACAACTTGGATGAGCTTGGACTGGCAGAACCCCTTGGTGAACCGGAGCAGATTTTCCAAGACTTGCATATGAGCCGGATGAGTTATGAAGATCTGGTGAAGAAAAGTGTG GATCTGTTTCTGGTGAACTCTCAGAAGTACGCACAGGAAACTGCGTTGTCACGAAGGGTTAAAGAGTGGGAGGATGGAATTAATCCTCATCTTGCTGCTCAG GAAATATCTCCAGTGTTTGACATCCACGAGTACGGAGACAGAATTGTTCAGGCGCTCTCTAATGTGGGGGTAAAGAAATCATTTGCCATTGTCGTCAAAGGAAAGGAAAACACAGAAGCATGCCGATACATGCTGGCTGCACTACAGCTG GCTAATGATTATACAGTGGAGATTGACCAGAGGGAGGGGCTCGAGGATAGCGTAGATACAATGGAGCTCACGTTGCTGACTACACAGAGAGCTCACGAGCGTCTCAAAACCTACAATGCACCATCTGCCACAGATATTCCCTGA
- the socs2 gene encoding suppressor of cytokine signaling 2: MTCHSSDSTESIENERRSQTETQVVESEQSRIATAMRDLKNTGWYWGSLTANGAKEILQDTSEGTFLVRDSSQRDYLFTISAMTSAGPTNLRIEFKDGKFKLDSVVLVKPKLKQFDSVVHLVEHYVQLSRTSSKERTNSLAPSNGTVQLLLTTPVYTATPSLQHLCRIAINKATRQVNELPLPNRLKDYLTDYTYNV, translated from the exons ATGACCTGTCACTCATCCGACTCCACGGAAAGCATCGAGAATGAAAGGAGATCGCAAACCGAAACCCAAGTCGTGGAGTCCGAACAGAGTCGCATCGCCACTGCCATGAGAGACCTTAAAAATACTG GCTGGTATTGGGGCAGCCTGACAGCCAACGGAGCCAAGGAGATCCTGCAGGATACGTCAGAAGGCACGTTTCTAGTCCGAGACAGCTCTCAGAGGGACTACCTCTTCACCATCTCCGCCATGACGTCTGCCGGACCTACCAACTTGCGTATCGAATTCAAGGATGGCAAGTTTAAGCTGGACTCTGTGGTACTGGTCAAGCCCAAACTCAAGCAGTTTGACAGCGTGGTCCATCTCGTGGAGCACTATGTTCAGCTGTCCAGGACGTCTAGTAAGGAGAGGACCAATTCTCTTGCCCCATCCAATGGCACAGTGCAGCTCCTACTGACAACTCCTGTGTATACAGCCACACCATCTCTGCAACATCTGTGTCGGATTGCCATAAACAAGGCCACGCGGCAAGTAAATGAACTTCCTCTGCCGAACAGGCTGAAGGACTATCTAACAGACTATACATACAATGTATAG
- the sco2 gene encoding protein SCO2 homolog, mitochondrial, translating into MFSSCKCFQFHFRTFAYRFSSRTYHPSRLYIPRAPYSQGSSRPPNPGSSAGIKLRTRLAVTLLFGGGIIGTWWYVYQEKEQKLNKQRLEQLRKVAVGQGTFNLVDHTGQRRTKQDFLGRWVLLYFGFTHCPDICPDELDKMTSVIHILDKEPSLPPVQPLFITVDPERDDVAAMAKYVKDFHPRLVGLTGTPEEVKEAGRDYRVYSSVGPKDEDGDYIVDHTILIYLINPDGLFIDYYNRMKDDTQIAESIRNHMKKHVKLFPE; encoded by the coding sequence ATGTTTTCCTCATGCAAATGTTTCCAGTTCCATTTCCGGACATTTGCTTATAGATTTTCTTCCCGAACCTACCATCCTTCACGTTTATATATACCAAGAGCTCCCTATTCTCAGGGTTCCTCCAGGCCTCCAAATCCAGGCTCATCAGCAGGGATCAAACTACGTACTCGGCTGGCAGTGACGCTGCTCTTTGGAGGTGGTATCATTGGTACCTGGTGGTATGTGTACCAGGAGAAGGAACAGAAACTTAACAAGCAAAGACTGGAACAGTTGAGGAAGGTGGCTGTAGGACAGGGAACTTTTAACCTGGTGGATCACACAGGTCAGCGCAGAACCAAACAGGACTTCCTGGGCCGCTGGGTGCTCTTATACTTCGGCTTCACCCACTGTCCGGATATCTGCCCCGATGAGCTGGATAAAATGACCAGCGTGATACATATTCTGGATAAAGAGCCGAGTCTGCCCCCTGTCCAGCCACTGTTTATCACTGTTGACCCAGAGAGGGACGATGTAGCTGCTATGGCCAAATACGTGAAGGACTTCCATCCACGGCTGGTTGGACTGACAGGCACTCCAGAGGAAGTGAAGGAAGCGGGGCGGGATTATAGGGTCTACTCCAGCGTTGGCCCTAAAGATGAGGATGGAGATTATATTGTGGACCACACCATCCTAATCTACTTGATTAATCCAGATGGACTCTTTATAGACTACTACAATAGAATGAAAGACGACACCCAGATTGCTGAGAGTATTCGTAATCACATGAAAAAACATGTTAAATTATTTCCAGAATAA